Proteins found in one Roseovarius pelagicus genomic segment:
- a CDS encoding response regulator: protein MDDLPALTETLSPSAARPLLGMTVLVVEDSLYACDALRLMCLHSGARIRRADCLRSARRHLSVYRPSAVIIDLGLPDGSGLDLIAELDTAQPRIGSIIGTSGMDGAEVEAINAGADGFLAKPLLNIGAFQQVILATLPRDKQPGGPRALRDEAVRPDPLAFRDDMIHASNLLDLHEEGPVIDYVAQFLGGVAQAADDAPLLDAATALTTPRRDAPARGARLAQLAGLVQDRLGNRAAM from the coding sequence ATGGATGATCTACCCGCCTTGACCGAAACGCTTAGCCCCTCTGCTGCACGCCCCCTGCTGGGCATGACGGTACTGGTGGTCGAGGACAGCCTGTATGCCTGCGACGCGCTGCGGCTGATGTGCCTGCACAGCGGTGCGCGCATCCGCCGCGCCGATTGTCTGCGCTCTGCTCGGCGGCACCTGTCGGTTTACCGGCCTTCTGCAGTGATCATTGATCTGGGCCTGCCGGACGGGTCCGGGCTGGATCTGATTGCAGAACTGGATACCGCGCAGCCGCGCATCGGTTCGATCATCGGAACCAGCGGAATGGACGGGGCCGAGGTCGAGGCGATCAATGCGGGTGCCGACGGGTTTCTTGCCAAACCGCTGCTCAATATCGGGGCCTTCCAACAGGTGATCCTAGCCACGCTGCCCCGCGACAAACAGCCCGGTGGTCCTCGCGCCCTGCGTGATGAGGCCGTGCGCCCCGACCCGCTGGCCTTTCGCGATGACATGATCCATGCGTCGAACCTGCTTGACCTGCACGAAGAAGGGCCAGTGATCGACTATGTGGCCCAGTTTCTGGGCGGTGTCGCACAAGCTGCCGATGATGCGCCACTACTGGATGCCGCGACGGCCCTGACCACACCGCGCAGGGACGCCCCGGCGCGCGGCGCGCGACTGGCGCAGCTGGCCGGGCTGGTGCAGGACCGGCTGGGCAACCGGGCGGCGATGTAA